One Microbacterium marinum genomic window, TCCGGCCCGTGGTGGGTGCGCCGCGGCTTAGGATCGCGGCATGGCCGTGCTCGTGGACACCCCGCTCTGGCCGGCGCACGGCAGACTCTGGGCGCATCTCGTGTCGGATGCCGACCTCGACGAGCTCCACGCATTCGCCGCGCGCCACGGCATCCCCGCCCGCGCGTTCGACCGCGACCACTATGACGTCCCCGCCGACGCGATCGATGACCTTGTCGCCGGCGGAGCCCAGCGTGTCGACGCGCACGAGCTGACCCGCCGCCTGATCGCGTCGGGGCTGCGGGTCACCGCCCGCGAACGCCGCGGGCGGTGACGACCCTCAGGACTCGTCGGAGGCGGTGGACACCGGCGTGCCGGTGAGCGCCGCCGTCGTCACGCGACGACGTGCCCGGCCCTGACCGGGCGCCTTGGGCTCGGGGAGCGCCTCGAGGACGGAATCGAGCATCCGCTCCGTGTCGCTCTTCGGCGCGGCATCCGCCTTCTTCTTCCGAGGACGCTTCGGCCGCTCGGCGCGCTCAGGTCGCTCGGCGGGCGCCGTCTCCTCGGCGGCCGCAGTGGGAACCTCTTCGCCGTGGGGGTGGATGGTGGATGCCGCGATCTGCGCGAGCGCCGACTTCACGCCTTCGGTGATGACGTGGGTGCCGCCGGTGGGTGCTGCGGCGGCGTTGCCGTTGCCGTTGCCGTTCTGCGACGACCCGTTGCCCTGGCGCGAGCGGCGGTTGCCGTTGCCTCCCCCACCCGCGGTGTTGCCGCCGGAACGGTGCTTGACCACCGGGTCGTGGTGGACGATGACGCCGCGACCCGCGCAGACCTCGCACGCCTCGCTGAAAGTCTCCAGCAGGCCGAGGCCGAGCTTCTTGCGGGTCATCTGGACGAGACCGAGCGAGGTCACCTCCGCGACCTGGTGCTTCGTCCGGTCGCGGCTCAGGCACTCGACGAGGCGTCGCAGCACGAGATCGCGGTTGGACTCCAGCACCATGTCGATGAAGTCGACCACGATGATGCCGCCGATGTCGCGAAGGCGCAGCTGACGGACGATCTCCTCGGCAGCCTCGAGATTGTTCTTGGTGACGGTCTCCTCGAGGTTGCCCCCGGTGCCCACGAACTTGCCGGTGTTGACGTCGACGACGGTCATGGCTTCGGTACGGTCGATGACCAGCGAGCCGCCCGAGGGAAGCCAGACCTTCCGGTCCAGCGCCTTCTCGATCTGCTCGGTGACGCGGTGCTCGTCGAAAGGATCGTGATCACCCTCGTACTTCTCGATCCGCTCGAGCAGGTCGGGGGCGACGCCCGTCAGGTACGACGTGATGGTCTGGTACGCCTCGTCGCCCTGGATCAGCATCTTGCGGAAGTCCTCGTTGAAGACATCGCGCACGATCTTGACGAGGAGATCGGGCTCGGAGTGCAGCAGTGCGGGCGCCTGCCCGTTCTGGGTCTGCGCGCTGATGTGCTCCCACTGCGCGGTGAGGCGCTGCACGTCGCGGGTCAGCTGCTCCTCGGTCGCTCCCTCCGCCGCGGTGCGCACGATCACGCCCGAGGACTCCGGGAGCACCTCCTTCAGGATCTTCTTGAGGCGCGCGCGCTCGGTGTCGGGGAGCTTGCGCGAGATGCCGTTCATGGCACCGCCGGGCACGTACACGAGGTAGCGGCCCGGGAGCGAGATCTGGCTGGTGAGGCGGGCACCCTTGTGTCCGACGGGGTCCTTCGTGACCTGCACGAGCACCCTGTCGCCGCTCTTGAGCGCCAGCTCGATCCGGCGCGGCTGGTTGCCGGTCTCCACAGCATCCCAGTCGACCTCGCCCGAGTAGAGCACGGCGTTGCGTCCGCGCCCGATGTCGACGAAGGCCGCCTCCATCGAGGGCAGGACGTTCTGCACGCGCCCGAGGTAGACGTTGCCGATGAGGGAGGCGTCCTGGTTGCGGGCGACGTAGTGCTCGACGAGGACGTTGTCCTCCAGGACGGCGATCTGGATCCGGCCGCTCTTGGAGCGGACGATCATGTCGCGGTCCACCGATTCGCGGCGAGCGAGGAACTCGGCCTCGGTCACGACGGTGCGGCGACGCCCCGCCTCGCGTCCGTCACGGCGCCGCTGCTTCTTGGCCTCGAGACGGGTGGAGCCCTTGATGCGCTGCGGCTCGGTGATGACCTCGACGGCGCGGCGGCGCGGCGTGGGCTCGTCGCCCGACTCGCCCCCGCGGCGACGGTTGCGTCGTCGCGCGCTGGACGAGGGCTCGTCGCCTTGCTCGTCGCGGTCCTCGCGGTCATCGCGCG contains:
- a CDS encoding Rne/Rng family ribonuclease — translated: MADDNNESAPSDVSEQELNAPEQPAVTADADVATEDTGIATSDAVDAGATDTAAAPAVGESDAETTGEPDAPESSEASEAAAAESNDAPESSETPEADAAPDTAAPDTAAPAAAPDAAAPDTEEPAEAEKPTAVSLGLLPEQFVSAVSTALHFYAPEIVPLPARPGRARDDREDRDEQGDEPSSSARRRNRRRGGESGDEPTPRRRAVEVITEPQRIKGSTRLEAKKQRRRDGREAGRRRTVVTEAEFLARRESVDRDMIVRSKSGRIQIAVLEDNVLVEHYVARNQDASLIGNVYLGRVQNVLPSMEAAFVDIGRGRNAVLYSGEVDWDAVETGNQPRRIELALKSGDRVLVQVTKDPVGHKGARLTSQISLPGRYLVYVPGGAMNGISRKLPDTERARLKKILKEVLPESSGVIVRTAAEGATEEQLTRDVQRLTAQWEHISAQTQNGQAPALLHSEPDLLVKIVRDVFNEDFRKMLIQGDEAYQTITSYLTGVAPDLLERIEKYEGDHDPFDEHRVTEQIEKALDRKVWLPSGGSLVIDRTEAMTVVDVNTGKFVGTGGNLEETVTKNNLEAAEEIVRQLRLRDIGGIIVVDFIDMVLESNRDLVLRRLVECLSRDRTKHQVAEVTSLGLVQMTRKKLGLGLLETFSEACEVCAGRGVIVHHDPVVKHRSGGNTAGGGGNGNRRSRQGNGSSQNGNGNGNAAAAPTGGTHVITEGVKSALAQIAASTIHPHGEEVPTAAAEETAPAERPERAERPKRPRKKKADAAPKSDTERMLDSVLEALPEPKAPGQGRARRRVTTAALTGTPVSTASDES
- a CDS encoding DUF4031 domain-containing protein is translated as MAVLVDTPLWPAHGRLWAHLVSDADLDELHAFAARHGIPARAFDRDHYDVPADAIDDLVAGGAQRVDAHELTRRLIASGLRVTARERRGR